A region from the Triticum aestivum cultivar Chinese Spring chromosome 3D, IWGSC CS RefSeq v2.1, whole genome shotgun sequence genome encodes:
- the LOC123075538 gene encoding chitinase CLP-like, which produces MALVALLVLAASLAWPASSQRLPVLVPVTKDPATSLYTLPFHNGANLVVDIAGPLVWSTCQPGHLPAKFPCTFPTCRLANAYPVPGCHEPGCEQERRKDGTCTAYTYNPVTGVCASGSLDRTRFVANTTDGSNPVSQVNVMAVAACAPETLLASLPRGSTGVAGLAGSGLALPAQVASAQKVANKFLLCLPRGGDGVAIFGGGPLHIHSQSEVDWTQSLDYTPLVQRNGNPAYSVLVKSITMDNTRVSVPDSALATGGVLLSTTVPYTSLRRDVYRPFVDAFAKAVVAQSQHGWPVARVVKPVAPFELCYDSGTLISGRGGYFVPGVTLTLDGGKNWTMFGGGSMLNVEPGTACLAFVEMKGVKAGDGRAPAVLIGGFQMENFLLEFDMEKNQLGFFRLPFYAPCGQ; this is translated from the coding sequence ATGGCACTGGTAGCCCTCCTCGTCCTGGCAGCCTCACTGGCCTGGCCGGCGTCGAGCCAGCGTCTGCCGGTGCTTGTTCCGGTGACCAAGGACCCCGCCACCTCCCTCTACACGCTCCCGTTCCACAACGGCGCCAACCTCGTCGTCGACATCGCCGGCCCGCTCGTCTGGTCCACGTGCCAGCCCGGCCATCTGCCGGCCAAGTTCCCCTGCACGTTCCCCACCTGCCGCCTTGCCAACGCCTACCCCGTCCCCGGCTGCCACGAGCCAGGCTGTGAGCAGGAGAGGCGCAAGGACGGCACGTGCACGGCGTACACGTACAACCCGGTCACCGGCGTGTGCGCCTCCGGGAGCCTCGACCGTACCAGGTTCGTGGCCAACACCACCGACGGGAGTAACCCGGTGAGCCAGGTGAACGTCATGGCAGTGGCGGCGTGCGCGCCGGAGACGCTGCTGGCGTCCCTGCCCCGTGGCTCCACGGGCGTGGCCGGGCTCGCGGGTTCCGGCCTGGCGCTGCCGGCGCAGGTGGCGTCCGCGCAGAAGGTCGCCAACAAGTTCCTGCTCTGCCTcccccgcggcggcgacggcgtggcCATCTTCGGCGGCGGCCCGCTCCACATCCACTCGCAATCGGAGGTCGACTGGACGCAGTCGCTGGATTACACGCCGCTGGTCCAAAGGAATGGCAACCCGGCGTACAGCGTCTTGGTCAAGTCCATCACCATGGACAACACGCGTGTGTCAGTCCCGGACAGCGCGCTCGCCACCGGCGGTGTGCTGCTCAGCACGACGGTGCCCTACACCTCGCTACGCCGCGATGTGTACCGCCCGTTCGTGGACGCGTTCGCCAAGGCCGTAGTGGCGCAGAGTCAGCACGGCTGGCCCGTGGCGCGCGTGGTGAAGCCCGTGGCTCCGTTCGAGCTGTGCTACGATTCAGGGACGCTGATCAGCGGGCGGGGCGGCTATTTCGTGCCGGGCGTGACGTTGACGCTGGACGGCGGGAAGAACTGGACGATGTTCGGGGGTGGCTCGATGCTGAACGTGGAGCCGGGGACAGCGTGCCTTGCGTTCGTGGAGATGAAGGGAGTGAAGGCCGGAGACGGCAGGGCGCCGGCGGTGCTCATCGGAGGGTTCCAGATGGAGAACTTCCTGCTGGAGTTCGACATGGAGAAGAATCAGCTCGGGTTCTTCAGGCTGCCGTTCTACGCGCCCTGCGGCCAATAA